In the Plantibacter sp. Leaf314 genome, GGTGACGGTGTTGTTCTCGACCGACAGGAAACCGTCTTCCGCGTTCGCGACGATCTTGGAACCGTCGTCGAGCGTGACACGGACTTCACCGGCAGCGAGGATGGCCAGCATCGGCTCGTGTCCGGGGAGGATACCGATCTCGCCGTCGACGGTCTTCGCGATCAGCTGGCGCGCCGCACCCGACCACACTTCGTGGTCGGCTGCGACGACGCTCACGGTCAGAGGAGTCGCGGCCATGATCAGCCGTTCTCCTTCTGGATCTGAGCCCACTTCTCTTCGACGTCGGTGATCGAACCGACGTTGAAGAACGCCTGCTCGGCCACGTGGTCGAACTCACCCTTGGCGATCGCGTCGAACGACTCGATCGTGTCCTTCAGCGGGACGGTCGATCCCTCGACACCCGTGAACTTCTTCGCCATGTAGGTGTTCTGCGAGAGGAACTGCTGGATGCGGCGCGCACGCGACACCGTGATCTTGTCCTCTTCGGAGAGCTCGTCGACACCGAGGATCGCGATGATCTCCTGGAGTTCCTTGTTCTTCTGGAGGATCTGCTTGACCGTCGTCGCCACGCGGTAGTGGTCGGCACCCAGGTAGCGGGGGTCGAGGATACGGCTGGTCGAGGTCAGCGGGTCCACCGCGGGGTACAGACCCTTCGACGCGATCTCACGGGAGAGCTCGGTCGTGGCGTCGAGGTGCGCGAAGGTCGTCGCGGGAGCCGGGTCGGTGTAGTCGTCGGCGGGGACGTAGATCGCCTGCAGCGAGGTGATCGAGTGACCGCGCGTCGAGGTGATGCGCTCCTGGAGGAGGCCCATCTCGTCGGCGAGGTTCGGCTGGTAGCCCACCGCGGACGGCATGCGACCGAGCAGCGTCGACACCTCGGAACCGGCCTGCGTGAAGCGGAAGATGTTGTCGATGAAGAGCAGCACGTCCTGCTTCTGCACATCGCGGAAGTACTCCGCCATGGTCAGAGCCGACAGCGCGACGCGAAGACGCGTTCCCGGCGGCTCGTCCATCTGGCCGAACACGAGGGCCGTCTTCTCGAAGACGCCGGCCTCTTCCATCTCGTGGATGAGGTCGTTGCCCTCACGGGTGCGCTCGCCGACACCGGCGAACACCGACACACCACCGTGGTCCTGCGCGACACGCTGGATCATCTCCTGGATGAGGACCGTCTTACCGACACCTGCACCACCGAAGAGACCGATCTTGCCACCGAGGACGTACGGCGTCAGGAGGTCGATGACCTTGATGCCGGTCTCGAACAGCTGGGTCTTCGACTCGAGCTGGTCGAAGGGCGGGGGCTGACGGTG is a window encoding:
- a CDS encoding F0F1 ATP synthase subunit epsilon, which produces MAATPLTVSVVAADHEVWSGAARQLIAKTVDGEIGILPGHEPMLAILAAGEVRVTLDDGSKIVANAEDGFLSVENNTVTVVAGNATLVTRS
- the atpD gene encoding F0F1 ATP synthase subunit beta: MTPTATAEQGAAEVKAGAVGRISRVTGPVVDIEFPHDAIPGIYNALKTSVVIGEQTMVLTLEVAQHLGDDLVRAIALNPTDGLVRGQEVTDTGSPITVPVGDVTKGKVFNVIGDVLNAEPGEQIEITERWPIHRQPPPFDQLESKTQLFETGIKVIDLLTPYVLGGKIGLFGGAGVGKTVLIQEMIQRVAQDHGGVSVFAGVGERTREGNDLIHEMEEAGVFEKTALVFGQMDEPPGTRLRVALSALTMAEYFRDVQKQDVLLFIDNIFRFTQAGSEVSTLLGRMPSAVGYQPNLADEMGLLQERITSTRGHSITSLQAIYVPADDYTDPAPATTFAHLDATTELSREIASKGLYPAVDPLTSTSRILDPRYLGADHYRVATTVKQILQKNKELQEIIAILGVDELSEEDKITVSRARRIQQFLSQNTYMAKKFTGVEGSTVPLKDTIESFDAIAKGEFDHVAEQAFFNVGSITDVEEKWAQIQKENG